One genomic window of Nicotiana sylvestris chromosome 10, ASM39365v2, whole genome shotgun sequence includes the following:
- the LOC138879836 gene encoding uncharacterized protein, whose product MGSLAHVEADKRTMMKEVYRLANLGVRLLDSEDGGVVLQNRAESSLVAKVKEKQFSDPYLLHLKEGIRKHKTMAFEQGGDDGTLRYRGRLCVPDVNGLRERIMSESNNSRYSIHPGSTKMYHDLKEVYWWNDMKRI is encoded by the coding sequence ATGGGGAGCTTAGCTCATGTTGAGGCAGACAAGCGAACTATGATGAAGGAAGTCTACCGCTTAGCAAATCTAGGAGTTCGACTTTTGGACTCCGAAGATGGTGGCGTTGTTCTCCAGAACAGGGCTGAATCCTCCTTAGTagccaaagtaaaagaaaaacaGTTCAGTGATCCTTACTTATTGCATCTGAAGGAAGGAATTCGCAAACACAAGACTATGGCTTTTGaacaagggggagatgatggcACTTTGAGATACAGAGGCAGACTATGCGTTCCAGATGTAAATGGGCTCAGAGAGCGGATTATGTCAGAGTCCAACAATTccaggtattctattcacccaggttccacaaagatgtatcatgatcttaaggaggTTTATTGGTGGAATGATATGAAAAGAATATAG
- the LOC104214291 gene encoding uncharacterized protein codes for MPAKRKYTRRASATSQGATTNAAQEEDTPVQGVASGSVPSASDMDVMGVIQLLTQIVANQSQRQGTSDVRETGSSRSREFLNMKPPIFIGSKKDEDPQNFIDEVQKIFRVMHATDTEAAELAAYQLKDVANTWYETWEESRGEDADPGTWKDFADAFLEHFLPIEVLEAKALEFERLRQNDMSVNEYYLKFVSLAKYAPEMVREMRARVRRFVLGLSDELFADANIAA; via the coding sequence ATGCCTGCAAAAAGAAAGTACACCAGGAGGGCCTCAGCTACTAGCCAGGGGGCCACAACTAATGCTGCTCAGGAGGAGGACACTCCAGTCCAGGGAGTTGCATCGGGCTCAGTGCCCAGTGCTTCAGACATGGATGTCATGGGAGTTATCCAGTTGCTCACCCAGATTGTTGCTAATCAGTCTCAAAGGCAGGGAACAAGTGATGTTCGTGAGACGGGTAGTTCCAGGTCTAGGGAATTCCTCAACATGAAACCTCCCATCTTTATAGGGTCTAAAAAGGATGAGGATCCGCAAAACTTCATTGATGAGGTTCAGAAGATATTTCGAGTGATGCATGCTACAGACACTGAGGCAGCAGAGCTTGCTGCGTACCAGCTGAAGGATGTTGCTAACACGTGGTATGAAACATGGGAAGAGTCCCGAGGGGAGGATGCAGATCCTGGGACTTGGAAGGATTTTGCAGATGCGTTCCTTGAGCACTTTCTACCCATTGAGGTCTTGGAAGCTAAGGCTTTGGAGTTTGAGAGACTCAGACAGAATGATATGAGTGTGAATGAGTACTACCTCAAGTTCGTCTCTCTGGCCAAGTATGCTCCGGAAATGGTACGTGAAATGAGGGCCAGAGTTAGGCGGTTTGTGTTGGGGCTCTCAGATGAATTGTTTGCTGATGCTAATATAGCTGCGTAG